A window of the Zeugodacus cucurbitae isolate PBARC_wt_2022May chromosome 4, idZeuCucr1.2, whole genome shotgun sequence genome harbors these coding sequences:
- the LOC105218661 gene encoding 40S ribosomal protein S17, whose product MGRVRTKTVKKAAKVIIEKYYTRLTLDFHTNKRICEEVAIIPTKPLRNKIAGYVTHLMGRLRHSQVRGISIKLQEEERERRDNYVPAVSALEQDIIEVDSDTKEMLKLLDFHNIRGLQLTQPSTGGAFNRRN is encoded by the exons ATG GGTCGTGTAAGAACTAAAACAGTGAAAAAGGCCGCGAAGgtcattattgaaaaatattacactCGCTTGACCTTGgatttccatacaaataaaagaatttgTGAAGAAGTCGCTATTATTCCGACAAAGCCATTGCGGAATAAGATTGCTGG ATATGTCACACATTTAATGGGTCGTTTGCGTCACTCTCAAGTTAGAGGCATCTCTATAAAACTCCAAGAGGAAGAGCGAGAACGTCGTGATAATTACGTTCCAGCCGTATCTGCATTGGAGCAGGATATTATTGAAGTTGACTCTGACACTAAAGAAATGTTGAAGCTTTTGGATTTCCATAATATTCGTGGATTACAATTAACTCAACCATCTACCGGTGGGGCATTCAATAGAAGAAATTAA